In Cinclus cinclus chromosome 13, bCinCin1.1, whole genome shotgun sequence, a genomic segment contains:
- the C13H15orf39 gene encoding uncharacterized protein C15orf39 homolog → MTSKRYSESVDPMIFNKLPHLEPAAGFLPSKIPGTSSPVPHSTSENHFNYKGSYFACPLQSPEGPEEPLAGWSPVPTYLHHGPGALGQPVPAEEPLLGFLLHPPESLGARPQPPDTQNSKDSPSQKQLMPRKKLDRPRCPLPLKKPVLVKKAAPLAVPTPVYRAPASFLAPRMALLLGTQAQSLQQRPGEANWALPPATHPLHPSEPHKTGSCSDHSLPPLPSSLALPSKEQLGSPIALPRCCVTFDKYRPPPSSPFLEASCPTPQSQKKVLEVPSLSLDPWPKFQPPDTSPVTRERSAMCYPPSPYPLSPHRPGPLYHPPAPTVGEPSALPAFGYVGSREPFPGTYLKPQAPRSYFPSPLEPYVPRTAGARLGVMLRDAEPPRDAELPRNTGYPGFAVSLGNVSMFHASFPGTELGCEQHGADGPQWRAAPRHGSAFQPVCSSEKLSGGSGGLAETFCERGGSWDKPRQGEEEPLCPGGRNSSPAPQDILHGGPGEGSGCEVKDPAKELICPPSMTPTKGLEDLRDTKALSSSPPMPVIHSVFSLAPYQEYLQRAKDSDPVLFCRKHLWQHSSPQNTDGSQEPAALRDVSVVSSLRLGSLAMQSQGESRYTNIPKMSNPVPQDLESQEGSPDEVGTEELPPEDMALDLSFKKRLVGAGDTQRPTGCAEGTLDREDKEEKEAAGGKVGLGEGAQPPVPEADSGGRSNFQSSVSFMFQKYKRLPSLPPNPEPPRQDGSPHAPQPGPPSSTPTLAHPASSPSSNPPFPPPGPQLSIILGPNLPQTLLLKAPSTPVAERISVVKQVGGVPVQTPSQYFTTLHTSLCDTISGSVSRSSPELLRQWLEKAEPAEELGEMPKSLPKHKNGSKAPSAQKPSNGKEIWLAFQDVAVLLTKLLSQLEAFKSSCPFPYVVRAGAIFIPIHVVKEKLFPKLPGSFVDQVLQKHKVELRPTTLSEEKHLRDLELKSCTSRMLKLLALKQLREIYPDLLNLHWHNSIQQQLGSSSETDQHPSK, encoded by the exons ATGACCTCAAAACGGTACTCGGAGTCTGTGGACCCCATGATTTTCAACAAGCTACCTCATCTGGAGCCCGCCGCCGGCTTCCTGCCCAGCAAAATCCCAGGCACGTCCAGCCCCGTGCCCCACTCCACCTCTGAAAACCATTTCAACTACAAGGGCTCCTACTTTGCCTGCCCACTGCAGAGCCCCGAGGGTCCCGAGGAGCCCCTGGCTGGCTGGAGCCCCGTGCCCACCTACCTGCACCACGGCCCCGGCGCCCTGGGCCAGCCTGTGCCGGCCGAGGAGCCGCTGCTGGGCTTCCTGCTGCACCCACCTGAGAGCCTGGGTGCCAGGCCTCAGCCCCCAGACACTCAGAATAGCAAGGACAGTCCGAGCCAGAAGCAGCTGATgcccaggaagaagctggaCAGACCCAGGTGCCCCTTGCCGTTGAAGAAGCCGGTGCTGGTGAAGAAGGCAGCCCCTCTAGCAGTCCCCACGCCAGTGTACAGAGCCCCCGCCTCCTTCCTGGCTCCCAGgatggctctgctgctgggaacacaagcacagagcctgcagcagcGACCAGGGGAGGCAAACTGGGCCCTGCCCCCTGCCACCCACCCTCTGCACCCCAGCGAGCCCCACAAGACTGGTTCCTGCTCCGACCACAGCCTCCCGCCGCtgccatccagcctggccctgccttCCAAGGAGCAGCTGGGCTCCCCCATTGCCTTACCCCGCTGCTGTGTCACCTTTGATAAGTACAGGCCACCCCCCAGCAGCCCATTCCTGGAAGCAAGTTGTCCCACTCCCCAGAGCCAGAAGAAGGTGCTGGAGgtccccagcctcagcctggaCCCCTGGCCCAAGTTCCAGCCACCTGACACCAGCCCAGTGACCCGGGAGAGGTCAGCAATGTGCTACCCACCCTCCCCCTACCCACTGTCACCTCACAGACCTGGTCCCCTCTACCACCCCCCAGCTCCCACTGTGGGGGAGCCCAGTGCCCTGCCCGCCTTTGGCTACGTGGGAAGCCGGGAGCCCTTCCCCGGCACCTACCTCAAGCCCCAAGCTCCCAGGAGTTACTTTCCCAGCCCCTTGGAGCCCTACGTGCCGAGGACAGCGggtgccaggctgggggtgatgCTGAGGGATGCTGAGCCACCCAGGGATGCCGAGCTGCCCAGGAACACGGGGTACCCGGGGTTTGCAGTCAGCCTGGGCAATGTGTCCATGTTCCATGCCTCCTTTCCCGGCACGGAGCTGGGGTGTGAGCAGCACGGGGCGGACGGTCCGCAGTGGCGCGCAGCACCGAGGCACGGCAGCGCTTTCCAACCTGTCTGCAGCTCAGAGAAGCTTTCTGGGGGCTCTGGTGGGCTTGCTGAGACATTTTGTGAGAGAGGAGGCAGCTGGGACAAACCCAGGCAAGGAGAGGAGGAGCCTCTGTGCCCAGGGGGGAGGAacagcagcccagcccctcaggaCATCCTCCATGGTGGACCAGGGGAAGGAAGTGGCTGCGAGGTCAAGGATCCAGCCAAGGAGCTCATCTGTCCTCCATCTATGACCCCCACCAAGGGGCTGGAAGACCTGAGGGACACCAAGGCTTTGTCATCCTCCCCACCCATGCCTGTGATTCACAGCGTCTTCAGCCTGGCGCCATACCAGGAGTACCTGCAGAGGGCCAAGGACTCAGACCCTGTCCTGTTCTGCAGGAAGCATCTGTGGCAGCACTCCTCACCCCAAAACAcggatggcagccaggagcctgctgccCTCAGAGATGTCTCGGTGGTGTCCAGCTTGAGGTTGGGCAGTCTTGCAATGCAGAGCCAAGGGGAGAGCCGTTACACAAACATCCCTAAAATGTCAAATCCTGTGCCCCAAGACCTGGAGTCTCAGGAGGGCAGCCCTGACGAGGTGGGCACTGAGGAGCTACCCCCTGAGGACATGGCGCTGGACCTTAGCTTCAAGAAGAGACTGGTAGGAGCTGGGGACACCCAAAGACCCACAGGGTGTGCGGAGGGGACACTGGACAGAGAGGATAAGGAGGAGAAAGAAGCTGCAGGGGGGAAGGTGGGGTTAGGAGAGGGTGCACAGCCCCCGGTGCCCGAGGCAGACTCTGGGGGCAGGAGCAACTTCCAGAGCTCGGTCAGCTTCATGTTCCAAAAATACAAGCGCCTGCCATCCCTCCCACCCAACCCTGAGCCCCCCAGGCAGGATGGCAGCCCCCACgccccccagcctggcccccccagcagcacccccacGCTGGCTCACCCAGCCTCCTCTCCATCCAGCAACCCCCCATTCCCACCGCCTGGACCCCAGCTCAGCATCATCCTCGGCCCAAACCTTCCCCAGACCCTGCTTCTCAAAGCCCCCTCCACCCCAGTGGCGGAGAGGATCTCGGTGGTCAAGCAGGTTGGTGGTGTCCCCGTACAGACCCCCTCGCAGTACTTCACCACCCTGCACACCTCGCTCTGTGACACGATTTCGGGCTCGGTGTCCCGCTCCTCCCCGGAGCTCCTGCGACAGTGGCTGGAGAAGGCTGAGCCGGCAGAAGAGCTGGGAGAGATGCCCAAATCCCTGCCCAAGCACAAAAATGGCTCCAAGGCTCCCAGTGCTCAGAAGCCCAGCAATGGCAAGGAGATCTGGCTGGCTTTCCAGGACGTGGCCGTGCTCCTCACCAaactgctctcccagctggAGGCCTTCAAGTCCTCTTGCCCTTTCCCCTACGTTGTCAGGGCAGGAGCCATTTTCATCCCCATCCATGTGGTGAAGGAGAAGCTCTTCCCAAAGCTGCCTGGGAGCTTTGTGGACCAAGTGCTGCAGAAGCACAAGGTGGAGCTTCGTCCCACCACCCTTTCAGAGGAGAAGCACCTGAGGGACCTGGAGCTGAAGAGCTGCACCTCCCGTATGCTGAAGCTCCTGGCGCTCAAGCAGCTTCGCGAAATCTACCCTGACCTGCTCAACCTCCACTGGCACAACtccatccagcagcagcttg GTTCAAGCTCAGAGACTGACCAACATCCTTCCAAGTAG